From the genome of Salmonella enterica subsp. houtenae serovar Houten:
TGTAAGGATAAGGATCTTTTAAAAGGACTGGACCAGGAACAGGCTAATGAGGTCATTGCCGTTCTGCAAATGCATAATATAGAGGCGAATAAAATTGATAGCGGAAAATTGGGCTATAGCATTACTGTTGCTGAGCCTGATTTCACCGCTGCGGTGTACTGGATTAAAACCTATCAGCTTCCTCCCCGACCACGGGTGGAAATTGCGCAGATGTTCCCGGCAGATTCGCTGGTATCGTCTCCGCGAGCAGAAAAGGCCAGGTTATATTCGGCTATTGAACAGCGACTGGAGCAGTCATTACAGACGATGGAGGGCGTACTCTCCGCCAGGGTCCATATTAGTTATGATATTGATGCTGGTGAAAATGGCCGTCCGCCAAAACCTGTTCATTTGTCGGCATTAGCCGTATATGAACGAGGTTCGCCGCTTGCGCATCAGATCAGCGATATCAAGCGATTCTTAAAGAATAGTTTTGCCGATGTAGATTATGACAACATTTCTGTCGTGTTGTCAGAACGTTCAGATGCCCAATTACAGGCTCCTGGCACGCCAGTAAAACGTAATTCTTTTGCAACCAGTTGGATTGTACTGATTATTTTGTTATCCGTGATGTCAGCAGGGTTTGGCGTCTGGTATTACAAAAACCATTATGCCCGGAATAAGAAAGGCATAACGGCTGATGATAAGGCGAAATCGTCAAATGAATAGGCAGCCATTACCCATTATCTGGCAAAAAGTCATTTTTGATCCGTTGTCGTATATTCATCCTCAGCGGTTGCAGATAGCCTCGGAAATGATTGTCAAACCTGCCGCCAGGGCGGCGGCGAATGAGTTAATACTGGCGGCCTGGCAGCTTAAGACCGGAAAAAAGGAGAGCATTCAAAATTCACTGACGCAGCTATGGCTGCGTCAGTGGCACCGGCTACCGCAAATAGCGTACTTACTCGGTTGCCACAAACTGAGAGCCGATCTGGCAAGGCAGGGCGCTTTGCTTGGACTGCCGGATTGGGCACAAACATTTTTGGCAATAAACCAGGGAACGAGTTTATCTGTCTGCGATAAGGCGCCGAATCACCGATTTTTACTCAGTGTCGGATATGCACAGTTAAATGCCCTGAGTGAATTTTTACCTGAATCTTTAGCACAGCGTTTTCCTTTGCTTTTTCCTCCTTTTATTAAGGAGGCATCGAAGCAGGATGCTGTAGAAATGTCAATTTTGCTACTGGCCTTACAATATGCTCAAAAATATCCCAATTCCGTCCCCGATTTCGCCTGTTGAGGGGATACTGATAAAGCGTAAAACGCTGGAACGTTATTTTTCTATTGAGAGATTAGAACAGCAGGCGCATCAACGGGCTAAGCGTATTTTGCGGGAGGCGGAAGAAGAGGCGAAGACTTTGCGGATGTATGCCTACCAGGAAGGTTACGAGCAGGGAATGATAGACGCGTTACAGCAGGTCGCAACTTATCTTACTGATAGTCAAACAATGGCCTGGAAATGGATGGAAAAAATACAGATTTATGCCCGAGAGCTATTTTCAGCAGCAGTCGACCATCCAGAAACGCTTTTAACCGTATTGGATGAGTGGCTGAGAGATTTTGATAAGCCGGAGGGGCAGCTTTTTTTAACACTGCCTGTTAATGCGAAAAAAGATCACCAAAAACTGATGGTGTTGCTTATGGAGAACTGGCCTGGCACTTTTAACCTTAAATATCATCAGGAGCAGCGCTTTATCATGAGTTGCGGCGATCAGATCGCAGAGTTTTCGCCTGAACAATTTGTTGAAACGGCGGTAGGCGTCATTAAGCATCATCTTGATGAACTTCCACAAGACTGCCGTACAATTTCTGATAGCGCCATCAACGCATTTATTGATGAGTGCAAGATAAAAACGCAAGCATCGTAAAATGGAGGTTATGAGATGATACCAGGTACGATTCCGACTTCTTATGTGGTCCCGGCAGCGAATACTGACGCGACGGGTAACAGTGTTGTTTCGTTGAGCGCCAGGGCGGCTACGTTGAATAATGTAAATAGCGCGCGTTTAAGCGACGGCGGTGACATTGATCTTTATGATGCGTTCTACCAGACGCTTTTGTCGCTTCCTGAGTCAGCCTCTTCTGAAACGCTTAAAGATATCATTTATCAAGAGATGAATGCATTCAAAGACCCCAAAAGTGGTGATTCTGCATTTGTCTCATTTGAGCAGCAAACGGCTATGCTACAAAATATGCTGGGAAAAGTTGAGTCGGGTAGCCGTTTATATGAGGCTTTAAATGGAGTATTAGTCGGCACGATGAACGCACAGTCACAAATGACCTCCTGGATGCAGGAGGTTATTTTATCAGGCGGAGAAAACAAAGAGTCAATTGACTGGTAAGTCCCTCATTACTGGCGATTTGTGATAAGGTATGGTGTATACATCAGCGAATTGTGCGGGTGATTCACCATGCTAACACTGCTATCTTGCTGATAAATATAGATTATTCTGGCGTTTATCTGTCTTTTTATCCTGATAAATTATATTAATATTGTAAATATATATTGCAATAGTGTGCATAAAGTTTATAAAAGTATCTCTTTGTGAATAAAACAGTGCGCCCTGGAATGTAATTTTTGGCTACAATAATAAAATAATTGGATTTAAATCATCTTTATGAGTTTTAATTACTTCTTTATAAGAATATAACGATTTTAAGTTCTTTATAGCGTACAGGATAAAATATGGTATTGCCTTCAATGAATAAATCAGTTGAGGCTATTAGCAATAATCACCTTCAACAGTCGAGCAAAGTTTCATTAATAAATGGATTAGCTGATGTAAGAGACTATTATGTCGCAAACTGCGTATTAATCAAACTTAATAAAGGCAGTTTGCGAATTGAAAATGAGTTTGGAGAGTTCATCGAGCAGTCTGCACCGTGTTTATTTTTATTGGAAAAAGATCAAACGATAACATTTAGCATGAGCGAAATTGAGGGGCATATTGATTTTTCTTCACTGGAGGTTTCCTATGATTTAATGCAGAAATTCTATAAAGTCTTTTACAGTACAAGAAATTATAATGACAGAGAGTTATCATTAAAAACGAAGCCGAAGCACTTTTTCCATGCTGAGCTGTTGCCCGGGATGAGCGATACGTTTGACTCGATTTTGCATGGTGTGGCGTGTCCACGGGTTTGTAGTAATGTGAGTATTGATGATCATGATTATTCATATTACTCATTGATGTATCTTATATCGGCATTTGTACGCAAACCCGGTGGGTTTGACTTCCTTGAGCGGGCAATAAAAATTACGACAAAAGAAAAAGTTTATAACATTATTATCAGTGATATCACCCGTAAATGGTCACAGGCTGAGGTAGCAGCAAAGCTGTTTATGAGCGTATCAAGTCTGAAAAGAAAATTGGCTGCTGAAGAGGTGAGTTTTAGCAAAATATACCTGGATGCCCGTATGAATCAGGCTATAAAATTGTTACGTATGGGCGCTGGAAATATCTCACAAGTCGCGACGATGTGTGGCTATGATACGCCTTCTTATTTTATCGCTATTTTTAAACGGCATTTTAAAATTACACCGCTTAGCTTTATGCGTACAATGAACCATTAATTTGTGAAATTATTTTAAGCGTTACTATCTGTTTGCGTTATAGATACCGAAATATTTTTCTTAATCGTAGTGTATATTCCTGTATCGCTACACCAGTGATATGCAGTTGATAAAAGAGAATCGAAAGTGTTAATTGTCAGACATACTGACCACAAGGCGTCGGGCAATCGTTGCACTCTAAGAGATTTCAGTAAAGTAAAACAGAAAATTTAATCATTATCAGATTTGTAAAAGGAATTCATTTCGGTAACGGCATTGCGCATGTAATAACGTATCAAGTCTTATTACATTTGTAGCAAGAGGGCGTTATCCACTTGCGCAGTAGCCGCCCAGGAAGAAAAATCATTACCGAAACTGTGGTCAGTTTTCAAAAAAGGATAATTCAATGAAAAATGTAATTATTTACGGTATTAACTGGACTAATTGTTATGCCCTTCAGTCTATTTTTAAGCTAAAATATCCGGAAAAGCGCGTTAAAACGTGTAACTCATTAACCGCACTTTTGCATTCTATATCCGATATGCCGGACGCCGGGCTGATTTTAGCTTTGAACCCGCATGAGCATGTTTATCTTTTTCATGCGTTGCAGGCGCGGTTGCAGAGCCGTAAAGTTTTGGTAGTGGCAGATCGCTTATATTATATCGATCGCTGTGTGCTGCAATATTTTGGCGTTATGGATTATATTTTAAAAGACGAGCTATCCTGCGCTATCCGCTCGGATCGAGAAAAGCTCCGTCTTCCGGAGGCTTGGTTGCGTTTCTGCCTCAGGCCACAAAAGAAAACCATGGCTGCTACGTATGATTTTAATGCCGGTGAGACGCCGGAAGAGGTATTGTTTAATATCAATCAATACGCCTGGTGGAATCTACCTCCCGGCGTCACTCAGGCGAAATATGCGCTGCTGATATTATTATCCTCCGGACATCCGGCAATTGAACTGGCGAAAAAATTTGGTCTGGGAATAAAAACCGTTAGTATTTATCGTAAGAAGGTGATGTATCGTTTGGGGATGGACTCTTCACCGCTATCTCTGTTCCGGGGACTGAAATTAGACGCGCATTTACAGCGTACTGCTTTTGCACATAACCATAGCGTACCGGACGATAATTGCTCGTTACCGATGGCGGTAGGAATGCGTTAAATCATAATTTATTTGACGATAATTCTCTTGTATTACGTATAGTTATAAATTGTTTTTATACTCAGATATTACAGTGCTGATGAGTAATAATCACATTATGCTGGGTTAGCCAAACTCTGAAAAAATTTTCGAAACAGGAAAAATATGAGGCGTAAAGCAGCTCATCTTTACGCTTGTTGCAAAGAGATTTAAAGATAGCTGCTTACCATACTGACCAACAACAGATATATGATGGTTTTCTACTACAACGGCCGTATTTATTTTCTGAAAGCTGCTTTTAACCGTGCGCCTCTGGTACGATTTCATTACGCCTGTCGCGCCATGTTGCGTAAATAAATGCTGCAATAAATACGATGGCAAACAATACGACAATGGTCGGCGCTGGCGCGCTATCAAGATAAAATGACAGATAGACGCCCGCAAAAGCGGTAATCACTGACAGACTAACTGCTAATCCCAGCGCGCGCGCAAAGCGTCGCGTCAGCAAAATGGCAATTGCGCCGGGGGCGATAAGCAGTGAGATAGACAGAATAATGCCCACCGATTTCAGCGTGGCGACGATAGTTAGCGCAATCATACATAGCAGGCCATAATGCAGTAGCGTGGTATTTAGCCCACTAGCTTTCGCCTGGTGCGGGTCAAAAGCGTGTAGCAGAAGATCTTTCCATTTCAGCCCAATGATTAATGCAATACCCAGCGCAATGACCGACGTTTGTGCTATATCCCCCAGCGATACGCCCAGCATATCGCCAAACAGGATGTGATCCAGATGCACTTCTGATTGAATAGAAACATAGAGCACCAGACCTGCGCCAAACATCCCGGAAAAGACGATGCCCATCACCGTATCACGTTTGATGCGGCTGTTATCGTCCAGATAACCGGTCGCGATAGCGCAAAATAATCCGGCAATGAAAGCGCCAATCGCCAGGGGAATCCCTACAATATATGCCAGTACGACCCCGGGGAATACCGCATGACTCATTGCGTCGCCCATTAATGCCCAGCCTTTTAACACTAAAAATACGGACAGCAAAGCGCAGGGAATCGCCACAATAACCGAAACCATAAGGGCGTTCACCATAAAATCAAACTGAAATGGCTCCAGTAACGTTGTTAAGAACATGTCGGCTCCTTCTGCAGACGGGCGCGTCGACGGTTGGCTAACAGACCGTGTTTCGGGGCGAAAATAAAGGCCGTGATGAACAGTAAGGTTTGCATGACGACAATAATCCCGCCAGTGGCACCATCCAGCCAGTAGCTAAGCCATGCGCCCAGAAAACTGGTCAGGCTGCCAATCACGACGGCAATCATGAGCAGACGTGGAAAACGGTCGGTGAGTAACCAGGCCGTCGCGCCCGGGGTGACGACGAGACAGATCACCAGGAACGCCCCAACGGTTTGCAGGGCCGCCACGGTGGAGACGGATAATAGGGTGAAAAACAGCAACTTTAGCCGACCCGGATTAAGACCGATAGAACGCGCATGGGTTTCATCGAAAAAGACGACCATCAAATCTTTCCACTTTAACAGCAGAATTGTCAGCGAGACTGCGCCGATAATCGCCAGTTGCGCAATATCCGCTGGCGCGATCGCCAGCACGTTGCCGAGAATAATCGTCTGGATATTCACCGACATTGGATTGAGCGACACCATAAAAAGGCCGACGCCAAAAAAAGAGGAGAAGATAAGCCCGATAATTGCGTCTTCTTTCAGGCGTGAGCGTTGGTTAAGAAAGAGCATACTGCCTGCTGCCAGTCCGCCGGAAAGAAACGCGCCGAGCGAGAAGGGCAGCCCTAACATCCAGGCGCCAGCGACGCCAGGCACAATGGAATGAGATAGCGCATCGCCAATGAGCGACCAGCCTTTGAGCATCAAATAGCAGGAGAGGAACGCGCACAGACCGCCCACCATCGCGGAGACCCACATCGCGTTGAGCATATACTGGTAACCAAACGGCTCAACAAGCCAGTTCATGACGATTTTCCTCCGTTGGCCACGCGCCGGGAAATAAAGGGGCGCTCGTCATCGGTGATGATGTGCTCTTCGCCCCCGCTTAGCGCGATATGACGTAGAACGCCGCTAAACGCCTGTTCCAGATTTGCGGCGGTAAACGTGGTTTCGGTAGGGCCGCTGGCCAGTACGGTTCCTTTAATCATTACCGTATAGTCGCAAAACTCGGTGACGGAGCCGAGATTATGCGTTGATACCAGCATCGTGCGGCCCTCATCGCGTAGTTCCCGCAGTAGATCGATGATTCGCGCTTCGGTTTTTACATCCACGCCGGTAAAAGGTTCATCCAGCAGGATCACCTGTCCATCCTGAGCAATGGCCCTGGCAAGAAACACACGTTTTTTCTGCCCGCCGGACAGCTCGCCAATCTGCCGGTGGCGATACTCCTGCATATCCACCCGCGCCAGCGCGGCGTCAACACAGGCGTGGTCATGCGCTGTGGGACGGCGCAGCCAGCCCATATGGCCGTAGCGTCCCATCATCACCACATCTTCTACCAGCACCGGAAATGACCAGTCCACTTCTTCCGATTGCGGAACATAAGCAATGAGGTTTTTTTTCAGCGCCTTGTTGACTGACTGTTGCAGGATAGTGATATCGCCCTGCGCAAGATGCACGAAGCCCATTAACGCTTTAAATAACGTAGACTTACCGGAACCATTTACGCCTACCAGGGCGGCGATTGAACCGCCTGGCACCTGAAAAGTGGCGTCCCGTAGGGCGGTATGACCGTTGCGATACGTCACCGTGACTTGATCAACGGTAATCGCAGATTGACTCATTGTTGACTCCTCAGTCCGTCGTTAATGCCGTTGACGATGGTTTCGGTAGTGACGCGCAGCAGATCCAGATAGGTTGGCACAGGGCCGTCAGCGGCGCTCAGAGAGTCAACATACAGCACGCCGCCATAATGCGCGCCGGATTCACGTGCGACCTGGCGGGCAGGTTTATCGGAAACCGTACTCTCGCTAAAGATGGCGGGAATATGGTGTTTTTTAATGGTATCAATCACTTTACGCACCTGTTTTGGCGTACCCTGTTGATCGGCGTTAATTGGCCAGAGATAAAGCTCTTTCATATCGTTATCGCGCGCCAGGTAAGAGAACGCGCCTTCGCTGGTGACCAGCCAGCGCTGATCGGCGGGGATTTTTTCCAGTTCGGCGCGCAGCGGATCGGCCATCTGGCGAATTTTCGCTTTATAGTGTTCGGCATTTTGCTTATAGATCTGCGCATTATCCGGATCGTACTTCACCAGAGCATCGCGAATGTTATCGACATAAATCAGCGCGTTTTCTGCCGACATCCAGGCGTGCGGGTTCGGTTTACCGTTATACGGGCCTTCGGTAATGCCCATCGGTTTGACGCCGGTGGAGACGACGACTTCCGGTACGCCGGAAAGGTGCTGATAAAAGCGGGCGAACCATCGCTCCAGGTTCAGACCATTCGCGAGGATAAGCTGCGCCCCCTGCGCTCGTTTAATATCGCCGGGCGTTGGTTGATACTCATGGATTTCAGCGCCGGGCTTGGTAATCGAGCTGACTTCCGCTGCGTCGCCCGCCACGTTTTTCGCCATGTCGGCAATAACGGTAAATGTGGTAATTACTTTAAATTTCTCTTTTGCATAGGCCGGCGATAGCGCGAGTATCGCTACAATACCGGCAATCAGGAGTGTTTTCAGACGGCGCAGATTCGTCATAGTATCCCTCGCAACAATGTGGTTAATTAATCATCGAATATAGCCTTTGCTATGTTATATAGCACAAGGTATGAATAAATGAAAATAATTCTTATTTGCGTGAGCGTGACGATACGCAGTGATAGTGCTAAAGAGGGATAAGGTGTAAAATAAATGCACCTTAATGTTCGGAGAGAGCACGATGCCCGGTAAACGTATCGCTCGTGAAAAACTGACGATTAAAAAAATGATCGCGCTGTATGAAAGCCAGTGTCCACAGGCATCAGAGGTGCAGGGGCATTACGACGCGCTATTCGCCTACGCGCAAAAACGCCTTGATAAGTGCGTATTTGGCGAGGCAAAACCCGCCTGTAAGCAGTGTCCGGTGCACTGCTATCAGCCGGCGAAACGCGAGGAGATGAAGCAGATTATGCGCTGGGCAGGTCCGCGAATGCTTTGGCGGCATCCTGTTCTGACCGTGCGGCACCTTATCGACGATAAGCGCCCCGTTCCGGAATTGCCGGAAAAATATCAGCGCAAGAAGTGAAGGAGAAGCGCCAGGCCTACGGCGCGCATCATCTCCAGGCCGGATCAGAGCCAGCAACCCGTTACGCTAACGCGTCTTTATCAATGCCCAATCGCTTCATACGCGACAGCAGGGTGGTTCGTTTAAGCCCCAGACGCTGCGCCGCGCCTTTTGGTCCAGCCACTACGCCATTGGTCTCTTTCAACACGCGTATAATAAGCTGATATTCATCTTCGCCTTCTTTGGCGCTTTCAGTCGCAACAGGCGAGGTATCGGGTGTTACGGCGGTAATATCCGGCAGCGACAGTTGTAGCACATTGCCGCGTGTCAGCAGCACGGCGCGCTCGACGACATTCTCCAGTTCGCGAACGTTCCCCGGCCACTCCATGCCGCTGAGCGTGCGCAGCGTTTCAGCGGGAATACTGTCGATATTACGACCCATTCGGCGGGCGATTTTGAAGGTGAACGCTTTGACCAATAGTGGAATATCCTCCGGACGTTCGCGTAACGGAGGAAGCTGGATCGGGAAAACATTCAGCCGATAGTAGAGATCGTTACGGAATTCGCGATCGGCGACCATTTTTTTCAGATCGCGGTTAGTGGCGGCGATCAGCCGCACGTCGGTCTGGATCAGTTTATTGCTACCGAGACGTTCAAACTCTTGCTCCTGAAGGACGCGCAGCAGCTTAGGCTGTAGCTCCAGCGGCATGTCGCCCACTTCATCCAGAAACAGCGAGCTTTTATCCGCCAGCTCGAAACGGCCAATCCGCTGCGCGCTGGCGCCGGTAAACGCGCCGCGCTCGTGACCAAACAGATCGCTTTCCAGCAGACCCGCCGGCATCGCGGCGCAGTTCATCTTTACCATCCTGCGCCCGCTACGTCCGCTCAGGTTGTGAATAGCGCGAGCAATCAACTCCTTACCCGTTCCCGTTTCGCCCAGAATCAGCACGGTACTGTCGCTCTGCGCCACCATCTCAACCTGCTTTAGCACGTTGTACATCGCTTCGCTGCGTCCGATGATCTCGCCAAACTCGCTGTCGACGTTATTGAGCTGTTCCGTGAGCGCCAGATTTTCGTCGACCAGGCGTTCCTTCAGACGGTGGATTTCCTGATAGGCCAGCGCATTATCTACTGCAATTGCTACCCGTTCGGCAATCTGACGCAGCAGCTTGAGGTTGGCGGTGGTAAACACTTTTTCTTCGCACTGCGCCAGTTTGAGCACGCCAAGCATCGTCTTGCCGGACATCAACGGCAGCAGGCAAAGCGTCTGGATCTGATTGCCCCAGGTATCGAATAACATTCGTTCGTAGGGGGCAAGCGGATCGCGTTCGTTGAGGTTGATAAGCAGCATCTCTTTACTTTTAAAGACGCGCTCCGTGAGCGTGCCGGCTTCGTCGACTTCGCTCTGTTCGTGCGCCGGATGATGCTCATCAAGGTAGTGGGTGGAGTAGATATTCAGCTTATTTTTGCGATGGCTGCGCAACACGATGCTGATCGCGTCGATATTGAAGTAGTGGTGGATCTCTTTAGCGACTTCGCTTACCAGCTCATCAATATCCAGACGCGACAGGACGGCGTTGGTGATCGCAACCAGAATACGGAAGTTATCGCGTTCGCGACACAACAGATCATAATCGACATTATTGTTTACCCGGTTTTGAATTTGCTCGGCGACCACGCCGACAATTTGGGTAAACGTATGCAGACGGTCATATTCCTTTTCACTCCAGGGGCGATCTTCCTGACGGATAAACTCGCAGCCGCCGAAAATA
Proteins encoded in this window:
- the SBOV28861 gene encoding Nitrous oxide-stimulated promoter yields the protein MPGKRIAREKLTIKKMIALYESQCPQASEVQGHYDALFAYAQKRLDKCVFGEAKPACKQCPVHCYQPAKREEMKQIMRWAGPRMLWRHPVLTVRHLIDDKRPVPELPEKYQRKK
- the sitB gene encoding iron transport ATP-binding protein; amino-acid sequence: MSQSAITVDQVTVTYRNGHTALRDATFQVPGGSIAALVGVNGSGKSTLFKALMGFVHLAQGDITILQQSVNKALKKNLIAYVPQSEEVDWSFPVLVEDVVMMGRYGHMGWLRRPTAHDHACVDAALARVDMQEYRHRQIGELSGGQKKRVFLARAIAQDGQVILLDEPFTGVDVKTEARIIDLLRELRDEGRTMLVSTHNLGSVTEFCDYTVMIKGTVLASGPTETTFTAANLEQAFSGVLRHIALSGGEEHIITDDERPFISRRVANGGKSS
- the orgB gene encoding invasion protein OrgB, which produces MLKNIPIPSPISPVEGILIKRKTLERYFSIERLEQQAHQRAKRILREAEEEAKTLRMYAYQEGYEQGMIDALQQVATYLTDSQTMAWKWMEKIQIYARELFSAAVDHPETLLTVLDEWLRDFDKPEGQLFLTLPVNAKKDHQKLMVLLMENWPGTFNLKYHQEQRFIMSCGDQIAEFSPEQFVETAVGVIKHHLDELPQDCRTISDSAINAFIDECKIKTQAS
- a CDS encoding type III secretion system effector protein OrgC is translated as MIPGTIPTSYVVPAANTDATGNSVVSLSARAATLNNVNSARLSDGGDIDLYDAFYQTLLSLPESASSETLKDIIYQEMNAFKDPKSGDSAFVSFEQQTAMLQNMLGKVESGSRLYEALNGVLVGTMNAQSQMTSWMQEVILSGGENKESIDW
- a CDS encoding transcriptional regulator codes for the protein MKNVIIYGINWTNCYALQSIFKLKYPEKRVKTCNSLTALLHSISDMPDAGLILALNPHEHVYLFHALQARLQSRKVLVVADRLYYIDRCVLQYFGVMDYILKDELSCAIRSDREKLRLPEAWLRFCLRPQKKTMAATYDFNAGETPEEVLFNINQYAWWNLPPGVTQAKYALLILLSSGHPAIELAKKFGLGIKTVSIYRKKVMYRLGMDSSPLSLFRGLKLDAHLQRTAFAHNHSVPDDNCSLPMAVGMR
- the sitA gene encoding iron transport periplasmic-binding protein, whose amino-acid sequence is MTNLRRLKTLLIAGIVAILALSPAYAKEKFKVITTFTVIADMAKNVAGDAAEVSSITKPGAEIHEYQPTPGDIKRAQGAQLILANGLNLERWFARFYQHLSGVPEVVVSTGVKPMGITEGPYNGKPNPHAWMSAENALIYVDNIRDALVKYDPDNAQIYKQNAEHYKAKIRQMADPLRAELEKIPADQRWLVTSEGAFSYLARDNDMKELYLWPINADQQGTPKQVRKVIDTIKKHHIPAIFSESTVSDKPARQVARESGAHYGGVLYVDSLSAADGPVPTYLDLLRVTTETIVNGINDGLRSQQ
- the orgA gene encoding cell invasion protein gives rise to the protein MNRQPLPIIWQKVIFDPLSYIHPQRLQIASEMIVKPAARAAANELILAAWQLKTGKKESIQNSLTQLWLRQWHRLPQIAYLLGCHKLRADLARQGALLGLPDWAQTFLAINQGTSLSVCDKAPNHRFLLSVGYAQLNALSEFLPESLAQRFPLLFPPFIKEASKQDAVEMSILLLALQYAQKYPNSVPDFAC
- the hilC gene encoding AraC family transcriptional regulator; amino-acid sequence: MVLPSMNKSVEAISNNHLQQSSKVSLINGLADVRDYYVANCVLIKLNKGSLRIENEFGEFIEQSAPCLFLLEKDQTITFSMSEIEGHIDFSSLEVSYDLMQKFYKVFYSTRNYNDRELSLKTKPKHFFHAELLPGMSDTFDSILHGVACPRVCSNVSIDDHDYSYYSLMYLISAFVRKPGGFDFLERAIKITTKEKVYNIIISDITRKWSQAEVAAKLFMSVSSLKRKLAAEEVSFSKIYLDARMNQAIKLLRMGAGNISQVATMCGYDTPSYFIAIFKRHFKITPLSFMRTMNH
- the prgK_1 gene encoding pathogenicity 1 island effector protein, encoding MIRRYLYTFLLVMTLAGCKDKDLLKGLDQEQANEVIAVLQMHNIEANKIDSGKLGYSITVAEPDFTAAVYWIKTYQLPPRPRVEIAQMFPADSLVSSPRAEKARLYSAIEQRLEQSLQTMEGVLSARVHISYDIDAGENGRPPKPVHLSALAVYERGSPLAHQISDIKRFLKNSFADVDYDNISVVLSERSDAQLQAPGTPVKRNSFATSWIVLIILLSVMSAGFGVWYYKNHYARNKKGITADDKAKSSNE
- the fhlA gene encoding formate hydrogen-lyase transcriptional activator, coding for MSYTPMSDLGQQGLFDITRTLLQQPDLASLSEALSQLVKRSALADSAGIVLWQAQSQRAQYYATRENGRPVEYEDETVLAHGPVRRILSRPDALHCNFHEFTETWPQLAAGGLYPEFGHYCLLPLAAEGRIFGGCEFIRQEDRPWSEKEYDRLHTFTQIVGVVAEQIQNRVNNNVDYDLLCRERDNFRILVAITNAVLSRLDIDELVSEVAKEIHHYFNIDAISIVLRSHRKNKLNIYSTHYLDEHHPAHEQSEVDEAGTLTERVFKSKEMLLINLNERDPLAPYERMLFDTWGNQIQTLCLLPLMSGKTMLGVLKLAQCEEKVFTTANLKLLRQIAERVAIAVDNALAYQEIHRLKERLVDENLALTEQLNNVDSEFGEIIGRSEAMYNVLKQVEMVAQSDSTVLILGETGTGKELIARAIHNLSGRSGRRMVKMNCAAMPAGLLESDLFGHERGAFTGASAQRIGRFELADKSSLFLDEVGDMPLELQPKLLRVLQEQEFERLGSNKLIQTDVRLIAATNRDLKKMVADREFRNDLYYRLNVFPIQLPPLRERPEDIPLLVKAFTFKIARRMGRNIDSIPAETLRTLSGMEWPGNVRELENVVERAVLLTRGNVLQLSLPDITAVTPDTSPVATESAKEGEDEYQLIIRVLKETNGVVAGPKGAAQRLGLKRTTLLSRMKRLGIDKDALA
- the sitD gene encoding iron transport inner membrane protein, whose amino-acid sequence is MFLTTLLEPFQFDFMVNALMVSVIVAIPCALLSVFLVLKGWALMGDAMSHAVFPGVVLAYIVGIPLAIGAFIAGLFCAIATGYLDDNSRIKRDTVMGIVFSGMFGAGLVLYVSIQSEVHLDHILFGDMLGVSLGDIAQTSVIALGIALIIGLKWKDLLLHAFDPHQAKASGLNTTLLHYGLLCMIALTIVATLKSVGIILSISLLIAPGAIAILLTRRFARALGLAVSLSVITAFAGVYLSFYLDSAPAPTIVVLFAIVFIAAFIYATWRDRRNEIVPEAHG
- the sitC gene encoding iron transport inner membrane protein, coding for MNWLVEPFGYQYMLNAMWVSAMVGGLCAFLSCYLMLKGWSLIGDALSHSIVPGVAGAWMLGLPFSLGAFLSGGLAAGSMLFLNQRSRLKEDAIIGLIFSSFFGVGLFMVSLNPMSVNIQTIILGNVLAIAPADIAQLAIIGAVSLTILLLKWKDLMVVFFDETHARSIGLNPGRLKLLFFTLLSVSTVAALQTVGAFLVICLVVTPGATAWLLTDRFPRLLMIAVVIGSLTSFLGAWLSYWLDGATGGIIVVMQTLLFITAFIFAPKHGLLANRRRARLQKEPTCS